A single Cannabis sativa cultivar Pink pepper isolate KNU-18-1 chromosome 7, ASM2916894v1, whole genome shotgun sequence DNA region contains:
- the LOC115696220 gene encoding uncharacterized protein LOC115696220 isoform X3, translating to MCYLVGKALQQMVEFYVMPYVEQMVCVFQMMLDILIVRDFLLHEMLTGPFCSGFGWDSIRKTVTAEKPVWEAYLQSHKEAAPFKIKSFPSYDDLCAVFGKDRAIGKHAEIVTDVVEELEAEKENTTLGEDDFSNANNVDEVESMSVSDATRGAQSHTQSDGSSKKKRKAANHEDLSNALTQSASILAEVIEKASIRLSKAIGEDLNEKHMQLGKELERTTTLTTTQRHKVARMIMQDNALVSYFFSVPDDEKDEWATLLIDGSL from the exons ATGTGTTACCTGGTTGGGAAGGCTCTGCAGCAGATGGTAGAGTTTTACGTGATGCCATACGTAGAACAAATGGTTTGTGTGTTCCAAATG ATGCTGGATATACTAATTGTAAGGGATTTCTTGCTCCAT gaaatgtTGACTGGACCTTTTTGTAGCGGGTTTGGATGGGACAGTATTAGAAAAACTGTTACTGCGGAAAAACCAGTGTGGGAAGCATATTTGCAg AGTCATAAGGAAGCAGCTCCATTCAAGATCAAGTCATTCCCTTCGTATGACGACTTGTGTGCAGTTTTTGGCAAAGATCGTGCAATTGGAAAACATGCAGAGATTGTAACAGATGTTGTTGAAGAACTTGAAGCTGAAAAGGAAAACACTACACTTGGAGAAGATGATTTTAGCAATGCTAATAATGTGGATGAAGTGGAATCTATGTCTGTTTCAGATGCAACAAGAGGTGCTCAATCTCACACTCAATCAGATGGGTCTTCAAAGAAGAAAAGGAAAGCTGCAAATCATGAAGATCTTTCAAATGCACTTACTCAATCAGCTTCTATTCTCGCAGAGGTAATTGAAAAAGCTTCAATTCGTTTGAGTAAAGCTATTGGTGAAGACTTGAATGAAAAGCATATGCAGCTCGGGAAAGAGTTAGAAAGGACCACTACACTTACTACAACTCAACGTCATAAGGTAGCTCGCATGATTATGCAAGATAATGCTCTGGTTTCTTACTTTTTCAGTGTCCCAGATGATGAGAAGGATGAATGGGCGACACTTTTGATTGATGGCTCTCTTTAG
- the LOC115696220 gene encoding protein ALP1-like isoform X2 — translation MARLTVSERQILRKKKIITLYMYLMNVLHVVQWFFKLWEKIIEHSIESSSLGRQLYILDIFVNRQIVHQIAYESIVICFDQLRINRKAFITLCIMLETRGGLKASKYLQVDEQVAMFLHVIAHHVKNRVVRFRFMRSGETISKYFHNVLHSIIRLHGELLKRPEPVLENSTDERWKWFKNCLGALDGTHIRVRVPMNDKPKYRTRKGEIATNVLGVCSQDLQFIYVLPGWEGSAADGRVLRDAIRRTNGLCVPNDAGYTNCKGFLAPYRGQRYHLNQWEDGNPPRNSQEFFNMKHSSARNVIERCFGAIKSRWAILRSPSFYPIKTQNRIILACCLLHNFIRREMPTDNTYMHSENEINSGDEEDVDGSIRSIEASEEWTTFRNNLAHEMYSEWRERRRAS, via the exons ATGGCTCGCTTAACTGTAAGTGAAAGACAAATTTTGAGAAAGAAGAAGATCATAACTCTTTATATGTATTTGATGAATGTGTTGCATGTAGTGCAAtggttttttaaattatgggaaaaaattattgaacatAGTATTGAATCAAGCTCTTTGGGAAGACAATTATACATACTTGATATTTTTGTCAATAGGCAAATTGTTCACCAAATAGCTTATGAGAGTATTGTCATTTGTTTTGATCAACTTAGGATTAATAGGAAAGCATTTATCACTTTATGCATAATGCTTGAAACTAGGGGTGGGTTAAAAGCATCTAAATATTTACAAGTAGATGAACAAGTGGCTATGTTTTTACATGTAATTGCTCATCATGTGAAAAATAGAGTCGTTAGATTTCGATTTATGAGATCGGGTGAGACAATTAGCAAATATTTTCATAATGTGTTACATTCAATCATTCGGCTACATGGAGAGTTATTGAAAAGACCTGAACCTGTTCTTGAAAATTCAACAGATGAGAGGTGGAAATGGTTTAAG AATTGCTTAGGAGCACTAGATGGAACTCATATTAGAGTGAGAGTACCTATGAATGATAAACCAAAATATCGTACTCGAAAAGGTGAAATAGCTACAAATGTCTTAGGTGTATGCTCCCAAGACTTGCAATTCATATATGTGTTACCTGGTTGGGAAGGCTCTGCAGCAGATGGTAGAGTTTTACGTGATGCCATACGTAGAACAAATGGTTTGTGTGTTCCAAATG ATGCTGGATATACTAATTGTAAGGGATTTCTTGCTCCATATCGAGGCCAACGTTATCACCTCAACCAATGGGAAGATGGAAATCCTCCTAGAAATTCACAAGAATTTTTTAATATGAAGCATTCATCTGCTAGGAATGTCATTGAGAGATGTTTTGGTGCAATTAAGAGTCGATGGGCAATTCTTAGGAGTCCGTCATTCTATCCAATAAAGACTCAAAATCGAATCATTTTGGCATGTTGTTTGCTTCACAATTTTATTAGAAGAGAAATGCCTACTGATAATACTTATATGCATTCAGAGAATGAGATTAACAGTGGAGACGAAGAAGATGTTGATGGATCCATAAGAAGTATTGAAGCTTCTGAAGAGTGGACAACGTTTAGAAACAATTTAGCACATGAGATGTATAGTGAATGGAGGGAACGTAGGAGAGCAagctag
- the LOC115696220 gene encoding protein ALP1-like isoform X1 — protein MARLTVSERQILRKKKIITLYMYLMNVLHVVQWFFKLWEKIIEHSIESSSLGRQLYILDIFVNRQIVHQIAYESIVICFDQLRINRKAFITLCIMLETRGGLKASKYLQVDEQVAMFLHVIAHHVKNRVVRFRFMRSGETISKYFHNVLHSIIRLHGELLKRPEPVLENSTDERWKWFKNCLGALDGTHIRVRVPMNDKPKYRTRKGEIATNVLGVCSQDLQFIYVLPGWEGSAADGRVLRDAIRRTNGLCVPNGYYYLVDAGYTNCKGFLAPYRGQRYHLNQWEDGNPPRNSQEFFNMKHSSARNVIERCFGAIKSRWAILRSPSFYPIKTQNRIILACCLLHNFIRREMPTDNTYMHSENEINSGDEEDVDGSIRSIEASEEWTTFRNNLAHEMYSEWRERRRAS, from the exons ATGGCTCGCTTAACTGTAAGTGAAAGACAAATTTTGAGAAAGAAGAAGATCATAACTCTTTATATGTATTTGATGAATGTGTTGCATGTAGTGCAAtggttttttaaattatgggaaaaaattattgaacatAGTATTGAATCAAGCTCTTTGGGAAGACAATTATACATACTTGATATTTTTGTCAATAGGCAAATTGTTCACCAAATAGCTTATGAGAGTATTGTCATTTGTTTTGATCAACTTAGGATTAATAGGAAAGCATTTATCACTTTATGCATAATGCTTGAAACTAGGGGTGGGTTAAAAGCATCTAAATATTTACAAGTAGATGAACAAGTGGCTATGTTTTTACATGTAATTGCTCATCATGTGAAAAATAGAGTCGTTAGATTTCGATTTATGAGATCGGGTGAGACAATTAGCAAATATTTTCATAATGTGTTACATTCAATCATTCGGCTACATGGAGAGTTATTGAAAAGACCTGAACCTGTTCTTGAAAATTCAACAGATGAGAGGTGGAAATGGTTTAAG AATTGCTTAGGAGCACTAGATGGAACTCATATTAGAGTGAGAGTACCTATGAATGATAAACCAAAATATCGTACTCGAAAAGGTGAAATAGCTACAAATGTCTTAGGTGTATGCTCCCAAGACTTGCAATTCATATATGTGTTACCTGGTTGGGAAGGCTCTGCAGCAGATGGTAGAGTTTTACGTGATGCCATACGTAGAACAAATGGTTTGTGTGTTCCAAATG gttaTTATTACCTTGTAGATGCTGGATATACTAATTGTAAGGGATTTCTTGCTCCATATCGAGGCCAACGTTATCACCTCAACCAATGGGAAGATGGAAATCCTCCTAGAAATTCACAAGAATTTTTTAATATGAAGCATTCATCTGCTAGGAATGTCATTGAGAGATGTTTTGGTGCAATTAAGAGTCGATGGGCAATTCTTAGGAGTCCGTCATTCTATCCAATAAAGACTCAAAATCGAATCATTTTGGCATGTTGTTTGCTTCACAATTTTATTAGAAGAGAAATGCCTACTGATAATACTTATATGCATTCAGAGAATGAGATTAACAGTGGAGACGAAGAAGATGTTGATGGATCCATAAGAAGTATTGAAGCTTCTGAAGAGTGGACAACGTTTAGAAACAATTTAGCACATGAGATGTATAGTGAATGGAGGGAACGTAGGAGAGCAagctag